In a genomic window of Nodosilinea sp. E11:
- the rsgA gene encoding ribosome small subunit-dependent GTPase A, which produces MNLTELGGWNTTCDRAFAPWAEAGFEAGRVALEHRGAYQLLTLAGELAAEIAGQFRHQAEGEHDYPAVGDWVVVQRQKGAPAMIQAVLPRQSEFVRKMAGGKTEGQVVAANIDTVFLVCGLDGDFNLRRIERYLVAAWESRARPVIVLNKADTCADLGDRLDQVAAIALNVPIHAVSAATGDGLEQLEPYLGPGQTVALIGSSGVGKSTLTNSFLGVPYQATQTVRDDDSRGRHTTTGRHLLPLPSGALLIDTPGMRELQLWTTSEGLGATFADIEELAEDCRFRDCRHQGEPGCAVEAAVEAGTLGRDRLHSYHKLQREQQWIDQRQDARAAINSKRRWKTIHKAMRNYPNR; this is translated from the coding sequence TTGAACTTAACTGAATTAGGCGGGTGGAACACCACCTGCGATCGCGCGTTTGCCCCTTGGGCAGAGGCGGGTTTTGAGGCAGGTCGAGTAGCCCTAGAGCATCGCGGTGCCTATCAACTGTTAACCCTAGCCGGAGAGCTGGCGGCAGAAATAGCTGGGCAGTTTCGCCACCAGGCCGAGGGGGAGCACGACTACCCAGCGGTGGGCGACTGGGTGGTCGTGCAGCGGCAGAAGGGTGCCCCCGCCATGATCCAGGCGGTGCTGCCCCGCCAGAGCGAGTTTGTGCGCAAGATGGCAGGCGGCAAAACCGAGGGCCAGGTGGTGGCCGCCAATATCGACACTGTGTTTTTGGTGTGCGGTCTCGACGGCGACTTTAACCTGCGCCGCATTGAGCGTTACCTGGTGGCTGCTTGGGAAAGTCGGGCCAGGCCGGTGATCGTGCTAAATAAGGCCGACACCTGCGCGGATTTAGGCGATCGCCTCGATCAGGTGGCCGCGATCGCCCTCAATGTTCCCATCCATGCCGTCAGCGCAGCCACGGGGGACGGGCTAGAACAGCTCGAACCCTACCTGGGGCCAGGACAAACCGTGGCGCTGATCGGCTCATCGGGGGTGGGTAAGTCTACGCTGACGAACTCCTTTCTCGGCGTTCCGTACCAGGCTACCCAGACGGTACGCGACGACGACAGTCGCGGGCGGCACACCACCACCGGGCGACACCTGCTGCCCCTGCCATCGGGGGCGCTGCTGATCGACACCCCAGGTATGCGGGAACTACAGCTGTGGACGACCAGCGAGGGGCTAGGAGCCACCTTTGCCGATATTGAGGAACTGGCGGAAGACTGTCGATTTCGCGATTGTCGGCACCAGGGCGAGCCGGGCTGTGCGGTAGAGGCCGCTGTTGAAGCAGGTACGCTGGGGCGCGATCGCCTGCACAGCTACCACAAGCTTCAGCGTGAGCAGCAGTGGATCGACCAGCGCCAAGATGCCCGCGCTGCGATCAACAGCAAGCGCCGCTGGAAAACGATCCACAAAGCGATGCGCAATTATCCCAATCGATAG
- a CDS encoding gluconate:H+ symporter: protein MSTFSLLFIAVLGIALLLFLVIVVRLQAFLALLLVSLFVAVIGGIPPAEIAGVIQTGMGNTLGYIAIVIALGAMFGEMLQVSGGAEQIANSLVKKFGEDKAQWALGLAGLVIAIPVFFDVALILSIPLVYSLGRRTGRSLLYYAIPLVAGIAVGHSFIPPTPGPVAVASLIGADLGWVILMGLLAGIPAMAIGGVYFGKKIAGKIHLDVPAEMEEAAPPPQGTPLKDLPSFTMVMTLVAVPLVLILLNTVLGVALPEGNPVRDWMAFIGHPFTALTLVTLLSFYFLGTMRGYTRNDIQRIATKSFEPIGMIILVTGAGGVFGRTLIETGVGEALAGAMAASNLPIILLAFLIATVVRVSQGSATVSMVTAAGLVAPAVEMANYSAPLVAAIVIAIASGATVLSHVNDSGFWLVGKFLGMSEKQTLQSWTVMETIIGGVGLIVMLIVGFFL, encoded by the coding sequence ATGTCTACGTTTTCGCTGTTATTTATTGCAGTGCTGGGCATTGCCCTACTGCTTTTTTTAGTTATTGTGGTGCGGTTGCAGGCGTTTTTGGCGCTGCTGCTGGTGAGTCTGTTTGTTGCCGTCATTGGCGGCATTCCCCCAGCCGAAATTGCCGGGGTGATTCAGACAGGCATGGGCAATACCCTGGGCTACATCGCCATTGTGATTGCCCTGGGGGCGATGTTTGGCGAGATGTTGCAGGTGTCGGGCGGGGCCGAGCAGATCGCCAACTCCCTGGTCAAGAAGTTTGGCGAAGACAAGGCCCAATGGGCCTTGGGGTTGGCTGGTCTGGTGATTGCCATTCCGGTCTTTTTTGATGTGGCGCTAATTCTGTCGATTCCGCTGGTGTACAGCCTGGGGCGGCGGACGGGGCGATCGCTGCTCTACTATGCCATTCCCCTGGTGGCAGGCATTGCGGTGGGCCACTCGTTCATTCCGCCGACGCCGGGGCCGGTGGCGGTGGCCTCGCTGATTGGGGCCGACCTGGGCTGGGTTATTCTCATGGGTCTGCTGGCGGGCATTCCGGCCATGGCCATTGGCGGCGTCTACTTTGGTAAGAAAATTGCGGGCAAAATTCACCTCGACGTGCCCGCCGAAATGGAAGAAGCCGCCCCGCCGCCCCAGGGCACACCGCTCAAAGACCTGCCCAGCTTTACGATGGTGATGACGCTGGTGGCGGTGCCCCTGGTGCTGATTTTGCTCAACACGGTGCTGGGGGTGGCGCTGCCCGAGGGCAACCCGGTGCGCGACTGGATGGCGTTTATTGGCCACCCGTTCACGGCCTTGACCCTGGTGACCCTGCTGTCGTTCTATTTCTTAGGCACCATGCGGGGCTACACCCGCAACGACATTCAGCGCATTGCCACCAAGTCGTTTGAGCCCATCGGCATGATCATTTTGGTCACTGGGGCCGGCGGCGTATTTGGCCGCACTCTGATCGAGACGGGAGTGGGAGAAGCCCTGGCGGGGGCAATGGCGGCCTCTAACTTGCCGATCATTTTGCTGGCCTTTTTGATTGCCACGGTGGTGCGAGTCAGCCAGGGGTCGGCTACGGTGTCGATGGTGACGGCGGCGGGCCTGGTGGCCCCAGCGGTGGAGATGGCCAACTATTCAGCCCCGCTGGTGGCGGCGATTGTGATTGCGATCGCATCGGGTGCCACCGTCCTCTCCCACGTCAACGACTCGGGCTTTTGGCTGGTAGGCAAATTCTTGGGCATGAGCGAGAAGCAAACCCTCCAGTCGTGGACGGTGATGGAAACCATCATCGGCGGCGTGGGGCTGATCGTTATGTTGATTGTTGGGTTCTTTCTGTAA
- a CDS encoding ABC transporter substrate-binding protein — translation MTFLRTPSFSELALGRRRFLRYSSLAAGAGMLAACAGGSQNTASSDAAPAAASGELDAVTFGTSWFAQAEHGGFYQAVATGIYEEHGLDVTIRMGGPQVNGNQLLMAGAIDFNMGYAIDAINGIREGLPKVTVAAIFQKDPQALMAHPGVGIESFEDLEGKTILMSTAAHTTFWPFLKAKYDLIDEQMGVYTFNVGPFVADKNLVQQGYITSEPFAIEREGGFEPVLLLMADHGYSNYTTTIETRRELMESNPDLVQRFVDASIKGWYSYLDDPAPGNALIQQDNPEMTDEQIAFGLEKLSEYGIIVSGDAETLGIGAMTAERWEELFNTMVELGAFEASVPYEEAFSLDFVNKGPEAYQR, via the coding sequence ATGACATTTCTTCGCACTCCTAGTTTCTCTGAGTTAGCTCTTGGTCGGCGGCGATTCTTGCGCTACAGCTCCCTGGCTGCCGGGGCGGGAATGCTGGCGGCCTGTGCGGGCGGTTCCCAGAACACGGCTTCGTCGGATGCCGCTCCGGCTGCGGCCTCGGGGGAGCTAGATGCGGTTACCTTTGGCACTAGCTGGTTTGCCCAGGCTGAGCATGGCGGGTTTTATCAGGCGGTTGCCACCGGCATCTACGAAGAGCACGGGCTAGATGTGACTATTCGCATGGGTGGCCCCCAAGTGAATGGCAACCAGTTGCTGATGGCAGGGGCGATCGATTTCAACATGGGCTATGCCATTGATGCGATCAACGGTATTCGTGAGGGGCTGCCCAAGGTGACGGTAGCAGCGATCTTCCAAAAAGATCCCCAGGCGCTGATGGCGCACCCCGGTGTTGGGATCGAGTCTTTTGAAGATCTTGAGGGCAAGACGATTTTGATGTCGACTGCGGCCCACACGACTTTTTGGCCGTTTCTCAAGGCTAAGTACGACCTTATCGATGAGCAGATGGGGGTTTACACCTTTAATGTAGGGCCGTTTGTGGCTGACAAAAACTTAGTGCAGCAGGGCTACATCACGTCTGAACCCTTTGCGATCGAGCGGGAAGGTGGCTTTGAACCAGTGCTGCTGCTGATGGCCGACCACGGCTACTCGAACTACACCACCACGATTGAAACTCGTCGCGAGCTGATGGAGAGCAACCCCGACCTGGTACAGCGGTTTGTGGATGCCTCGATCAAGGGCTGGTACAGCTATTTAGACGACCCGGCACCGGGCAATGCGCTGATTCAGCAGGACAACCCCGAGATGACCGATGAGCAGATCGCCTTTGGGCTCGAAAAGCTGAGCGAATACGGCATTATCGTCAGCGGGGATGCCGAAACCCTGGGCATTGGGGCGATGACCGCAGAGCGTTGGGAAGAACTGTTTAACACCATGGTTGAGTTGGGCGCGTTTGAGGCTTCGGTGCCCTACGAAGAGGCCTTTTCTTTAGACTTTGTAAACAAGGGGCCGGAGGCGTATCAACGCTAG
- a CDS encoding aromatic ring-hydroxylating dioxygenase subunit alpha: MLTTQQPVLRRFWYPVIPLDDLLNGPQAFTLLEQPLVLWIDGDGKPAALRDRCCHRSAQLSQGIVKDGCVRCPYHGWEYNAQGACVNVPQLDAGAAIPKTYRVDAFPCVERYGYVWVCLDENPLQPIPEIPEFADANFRFIHEFYEPWKVGGLRAIENSFDSAHGHFVHASSWGDMSNPQPPPIDDVTETDFGFVMKHWLEVLNPDLQKKNLGIAEEKTIRTNTRTWYMPFARTLKIQYPNGLEHLIFTAYTPIDDQHSQVVQFCLRNDTEAEAKAADIIAFDRQVTSEDRIILEGTDYDAPLSLAEEQHMASDRPGILMRHRLAKLLKEHGEVEQRRPENLPAPVPKVLEKAGIG; this comes from the coding sequence ATGCTGACGACTCAACAACCTGTCCTACGCCGCTTTTGGTATCCGGTCATTCCCCTCGATGACCTGCTCAATGGCCCCCAAGCATTCACTCTGCTAGAGCAGCCCCTGGTGCTGTGGATTGACGGCGACGGCAAGCCCGCTGCCCTGCGCGATCGCTGCTGTCACCGCTCGGCCCAGCTCTCGCAGGGCATCGTCAAAGATGGTTGCGTGCGCTGTCCCTACCACGGCTGGGAGTACAACGCCCAGGGTGCCTGCGTCAACGTGCCTCAGCTCGATGCGGGTGCGGCGATTCCTAAAACCTATCGGGTCGATGCGTTTCCCTGCGTCGAGCGCTACGGCTACGTTTGGGTCTGTCTGGATGAAAACCCGCTACAGCCGATTCCCGAAATTCCTGAATTTGCCGATGCCAACTTTCGGTTCATCCATGAGTTCTACGAACCGTGGAAAGTGGGGGGATTGCGGGCGATCGAGAACTCCTTTGACAGCGCCCACGGGCATTTCGTTCACGCCAGTTCCTGGGGCGACATGTCGAACCCTCAGCCGCCGCCCATTGACGATGTCACCGAAACCGATTTTGGCTTTGTGATGAAGCATTGGCTGGAGGTACTCAACCCGGACCTGCAAAAGAAAAACCTGGGTATTGCAGAAGAAAAAACCATTCGCACCAACACCCGTACCTGGTACATGCCCTTCGCCCGCACGCTGAAAATCCAGTACCCCAACGGGCTAGAACACCTAATTTTTACCGCCTACACCCCCATCGACGACCAGCACTCCCAGGTGGTGCAGTTTTGCTTGCGCAATGACACTGAGGCCGAGGCTAAGGCCGCCGATATCATCGCCTTCGATCGCCAGGTGACCAGCGAAGACCGGATCATTCTCGAAGGCACCGACTACGATGCGCCGCTGAGTTTAGCTGAAGAGCAACACATGGCCAGCGATCGCCCCGGCATTCTCATGCGCCATCGGCTGGCCAAGCTGCTGAAGGAACACGGCGAAGTCGAGCAGCGGCGGCCAGAAAATCTGCCTGCCCCGGTTCCTAAGGTGCTGGAAAAAGCTGGTATCGGCTAA
- a CDS encoding GntR family transcriptional regulator, producing MVKAGSQVPQAQAANPSPKQSGSHVDRIYDQLKQMAMTYKFRPGEPLNEVELAASFGVSRTPLREVLNRLVAEGLLDFVPRKGFSCKPLDTKRVFDLYEVRCGLEMMSAKLATQRASDDEIDALIEFWKAATEKFCTLTPVDCARCDETFHERLAELSQNSELLHMLQNVNARAHYLRLISMEQEPYRRNTCAEHQLILQAIQDRNVEGAVNCMAAHVSLRQEQLVEVIKEGVARIYMS from the coding sequence ATGGTCAAAGCAGGTTCTCAGGTTCCCCAGGCTCAGGCGGCCAACCCGAGCCCTAAACAGTCCGGTAGCCACGTCGATCGCATCTACGACCAGCTCAAGCAGATGGCGATGACCTACAAGTTTCGCCCCGGCGAACCGCTCAACGAGGTAGAACTGGCCGCCTCCTTTGGCGTCAGCCGCACCCCCCTGCGCGAAGTGCTGAATCGTCTGGTGGCTGAGGGGCTGCTCGACTTTGTGCCCCGCAAGGGTTTCTCCTGCAAACCACTCGATACCAAACGCGTGTTTGACCTCTACGAAGTGCGCTGCGGCTTAGAGATGATGAGCGCCAAGCTGGCCACCCAACGCGCCAGCGACGACGAAATCGACGCCCTAATTGAGTTTTGGAAAGCCGCCACCGAAAAATTCTGTACGCTTACCCCTGTAGACTGTGCCCGCTGCGACGAAACCTTCCATGAACGGCTGGCGGAGCTATCGCAAAACAGCGAGCTGCTGCACATGCTGCAAAACGTCAACGCCCGCGCCCACTACCTGCGACTGATCTCCATGGAGCAAGAGCCCTACCGCCGCAATACCTGCGCCGAGCACCAGCTGATTCTCCAAGCCATCCAAGACCGCAATGTGGAGGGGGCGGTGAACTGCATGGCCGCCCACGTCAGCCTGCGCCAGGAGCAGCTGGTGGAAGTGATCAAAGAAGGTGTAGCACGGATTTATATGAGTTGA
- a CDS encoding glycosyltransferase: MTILEKEEKMDFPKLIILSVLNAKKVGSSESSKFILTQKLIDGTLEYQKHWPGQVVLLAEEDASLSNNLDNILVDVNKLPFQVDIIDFKRVQESQAFQTASVVLASSDDFRQNHISAICEQLNIPCVYVTEYSLKTRIQIINATTKNPAIRLRRYFWQMSQEAKQRKAIEQADAIQCNGVPTYEAYREINPNSMLYFDSRVAKNMLVNEAEMAKRISHCLDGSPLRLLFSGRLTKIKGADHLIPIAEELRRLGVEFEMFICGDGDLRKSIQMEIARTGLSDSVKMLGVLKFKDELIPFIKKNIDLFVCCHRQGDPSCTYMETVSCGVPIVGYANEAFEGFMQHSKAGWAVKMNHINSMAKKILELSTNRKAIADESYKSLNFVKSHTFEKTFERRINHIKQAASIQDF; the protein is encoded by the coding sequence ATGACAATTTTAGAGAAAGAAGAGAAGATGGATTTCCCAAAGCTCATTATTTTATCGGTTCTAAACGCTAAGAAGGTTGGATCTTCTGAATCGTCAAAATTTATTCTTACGCAAAAGTTAATAGATGGAACGCTTGAATATCAAAAGCATTGGCCTGGCCAGGTAGTATTGCTGGCAGAGGAAGATGCTAGCCTGAGTAATAACCTTGACAATATACTGGTTGACGTCAATAAGCTGCCTTTCCAAGTAGACATCATTGATTTCAAGAGGGTACAGGAGAGCCAAGCATTTCAGACTGCATCTGTAGTGCTCGCTAGTAGCGATGATTTTAGGCAAAATCACATCAGCGCGATTTGTGAACAGTTAAATATTCCTTGTGTTTATGTTACCGAATATAGCCTAAAAACCAGAATTCAAATCATTAATGCAACCACCAAAAATCCTGCAATTAGGCTAAGAAGATACTTTTGGCAGATGTCTCAGGAAGCAAAGCAGAGAAAGGCGATCGAACAAGCAGATGCCATCCAGTGTAATGGTGTCCCGACCTATGAGGCCTATCGTGAAATAAACCCGAATTCAATGCTTTATTTCGATAGCCGAGTAGCGAAGAATATGTTAGTTAATGAGGCTGAAATGGCCAAAAGAATTTCTCACTGCCTTGATGGCTCTCCTCTACGACTGCTTTTTTCTGGACGCCTCACCAAAATTAAAGGTGCAGATCATCTCATCCCAATAGCGGAGGAACTGAGAAGACTAGGCGTTGAATTTGAGATGTTTATCTGTGGTGATGGCGATCTGCGAAAATCCATACAGATGGAGATCGCACGAACTGGGCTATCTGACTCAGTCAAAATGCTGGGAGTGTTAAAATTCAAAGATGAACTCATTCCTTTCATAAAGAAGAATATCGATCTATTTGTGTGCTGCCATCGTCAAGGGGATCCCTCTTGTACTTATATGGAGACAGTGAGTTGCGGTGTGCCAATTGTTGGCTATGCCAATGAAGCCTTTGAAGGGTTTATGCAACACTCTAAAGCAGGTTGGGCTGTTAAGATGAATCATATCAATTCGATGGCAAAAAAGATTTTAGAACTAAGCACCAATCGCAAAGCGATAGCAGATGAGTCATATAAATCTCTAAACTTTGTAAAATCTCACACTTTTGAAAAAACCTTTGAAAGAAGAATCAATCACATCAAGCAAGCTGCATCTATTCAAGATTTTTAA
- a CDS encoding ABC transporter permease, producing MLSSTLEQPKARPRWVRSLLSPDVLAPVMVGLVLLTAWELAVRITNTPSYLLPGPILILQTLARDWPTLLPSWFITLKIAFTALAAATASGLLVAILFAQSKWIERSFFPYAVLLQTTPIVAVAPLIIIWLKSNTFAALVVCAWIVAFFPIVSNTVLGLNSTDPALVNLFKLNKASRWQTLWHLRLPTSLPYFLAGLRISGGLALIGAVVAEFVAGTGGAQSGLAYQILMAGYNLQIPRMFAALLLITISGIAIFAALSGLSNLLLKNWHSSAMTHEN from the coding sequence ATGCTTTCTTCCACCCTCGAACAACCCAAAGCCCGGCCTCGGTGGGTGCGATCGCTGCTCTCCCCTGACGTGCTGGCCCCGGTGATGGTTGGCCTGGTCTTGCTCACCGCCTGGGAACTGGCCGTCCGCATCACCAACACGCCCTCCTACCTACTGCCCGGCCCCATTCTGATTCTGCAAACCCTAGCGAGAGACTGGCCGACGCTGTTGCCCTCCTGGTTCATTACCCTGAAGATCGCCTTCACCGCGCTGGCTGCCGCCACTGCCTCCGGGCTGCTGGTCGCCATTCTGTTTGCCCAGAGCAAGTGGATCGAGCGCAGTTTCTTTCCCTACGCGGTGCTGCTGCAAACCACGCCGATTGTGGCCGTTGCGCCGCTGATCATCATCTGGCTGAAGAGCAACACCTTTGCTGCCCTAGTGGTTTGCGCCTGGATTGTCGCTTTCTTTCCCATTGTGTCGAACACAGTGCTGGGCCTCAACAGCACCGACCCCGCGCTGGTGAACCTGTTTAAGCTGAACAAAGCCAGCCGCTGGCAAACCCTGTGGCACCTGCGCCTGCCCACCAGTCTGCCCTACTTTCTGGCGGGGCTGCGCATTAGCGGCGGTCTGGCGCTGATCGGCGCGGTGGTGGCCGAGTTTGTCGCCGGTACCGGCGGTGCCCAGTCGGGCCTGGCCTACCAGATCTTAATGGCGGGCTACAACCTGCAAATTCCTCGAATGTTCGCTGCTCTGCTGCTGATCACCATCTCGGGCATCGCCATCTTTGCTGCCCTCTCGGGGCTGTCGAACTTGTTGCTTAAAAACTGGCACTCCAGCGCCATGACCCACGAAAACTAG
- a CDS encoding ABC transporter ATP-binding protein, translating to MKTQPILTLEQVGKTYANGTVALQDFNLAVEPGTITSLVGPSGCGKSTVLRIISELGELTTGRMAWQRGDHRLAYVFQEAALMPWATVIDNIRLPLKLAKVPKRQALELVSDAIAQVGLQGFERVYPRELSGGMKMRVSIARALVTRPNVLLMDEPFGALDEMTRGKLNQDLLQLQHQRNLTILFVTHSIYEAVYLAHRVVVMASKPGRVVTDIAIDSPHPREPDYRTSAQFNRYCREVSHSLADAMGEPLALAL from the coding sequence ATGAAGACCCAACCCATTCTCACCCTTGAGCAGGTGGGTAAAACCTACGCCAATGGCACGGTGGCCCTGCAAGACTTCAACCTGGCGGTGGAGCCGGGGACGATTACCAGTCTGGTGGGGCCATCGGGCTGCGGCAAAAGTACGGTGCTACGGATTATTTCAGAACTGGGTGAGTTGACCACCGGGCGCATGGCATGGCAGCGCGGTGATCACAGGTTGGCCTACGTGTTTCAAGAGGCGGCGCTGATGCCCTGGGCCACGGTAATCGATAATATTCGCCTGCCGCTGAAGCTGGCGAAGGTGCCAAAGCGGCAGGCCCTGGAGCTGGTATCAGATGCGATCGCCCAGGTTGGTCTTCAGGGGTTTGAGCGAGTCTACCCCCGCGAACTCTCTGGCGGCATGAAAATGCGGGTCTCGATCGCCCGTGCCCTAGTCACCCGCCCCAACGTGCTGTTGATGGATGAACCCTTTGGTGCCCTCGATGAAATGACTCGCGGCAAGCTCAACCAAGACCTGCTCCAGCTTCAGCATCAGCGCAACCTAACGATTTTGTTTGTCACCCACAGCATTTACGAAGCGGTGTACCTGGCCCACCGGGTAGTGGTGATGGCCTCAAAGCCAGGGCGCGTGGTGACCGATATTGCGATCGACAGCCCCCACCCCCGCGAACCCGACTACCGCACCTCGGCCCAGTTCAACCGCTACTGCCGCGAGGTGTCTCACAGCCTGGCGGATGCCATGGGCGAACCGCTGGCGCTGGCGCTGTAA
- the gntK gene encoding gluconokinase, whose protein sequence is MADQNYIIGVDIGTTSTKSVLFTEAGKVVGKALVTYPLYTPDVSTAEQDPEEIFTAVVKTVQRLMEAYVLNPAQVLGLCFSSAMHSLILVDAAGKPLTPSITWADNRSAGWEKRIKADMDGHAVYRRTGTPIHPMSPLVKLAWLRHEQPELFQAAVRFISIKEYVFYRLLGRYVVDHSIATAMGLLNLETLDWDSGALAIAGVSPDALSELVPTTAVLTGLKPAMAEAMGLRVETPIIAGASDGVLSNLGVGAISPGLVAVTVGTSGAVRAVVDRPITDPLERLFCYPLTEHHWVIGGAVNNGGIALRWVRDQLADAEVATAKRLGQDVYGLLTKMAAAVPAGSEGLLFHPYLMGERSPLWNANARASVFGLSVKHTKSHLVRSVLEGIVYNLYLVLKALEDFAGPATLVQATGGFAESPLWRQMMADIFNREVTIPEHYESSCLGAAVLGLYALGRVPSLEAVTTMIGETYRHQPIAENVRAYQKILPVFEHLTVIFEREYDAIAALQFQLANEQI, encoded by the coding sequence ATGGCCGATCAAAATTACATCATTGGGGTCGATATCGGCACCACCAGCACCAAGTCGGTGCTGTTTACCGAGGCGGGCAAGGTGGTGGGCAAGGCCCTGGTCACCTACCCGCTCTACACACCCGACGTGTCCACCGCCGAGCAAGACCCGGAAGAAATCTTTACCGCCGTGGTCAAAACCGTACAGCGGCTAATGGAAGCCTACGTGCTCAACCCCGCCCAGGTGCTGGGCCTCTGCTTTAGTTCGGCCATGCACAGCCTAATTTTGGTCGATGCCGCCGGTAAGCCCTTAACACCCAGCATCACCTGGGCCGACAACCGCAGCGCCGGGTGGGAAAAGCGGATCAAAGCCGACATGGATGGCCACGCGGTTTACCGACGCACGGGCACCCCGATTCACCCGATGTCGCCCCTGGTCAAGCTGGCCTGGCTGCGCCACGAGCAGCCCGAGCTGTTTCAGGCGGCGGTGCGGTTTATTTCAATCAAAGAATATGTGTTTTACCGGCTGCTGGGCCGCTATGTGGTTGACCATTCCATCGCCACGGCCATGGGCCTGCTAAATCTGGAAACCCTAGATTGGGATTCGGGAGCGTTGGCGATCGCCGGAGTCAGCCCCGATGCTCTATCAGAACTGGTGCCCACCACTGCCGTGCTCACCGGACTGAAGCCCGCCATGGCCGAGGCCATGGGCCTGCGGGTCGAGACGCCGATCATTGCCGGGGCTAGTGATGGAGTGCTGTCGAACCTGGGGGTGGGGGCGATTTCGCCGGGGCTGGTAGCCGTGACCGTGGGCACCAGCGGCGCAGTGCGGGCCGTGGTCGATCGCCCCATCACCGACCCTTTGGAGCGGCTATTTTGCTACCCTCTCACCGAACACCACTGGGTAATCGGCGGCGCGGTCAACAATGGCGGCATTGCTCTGCGCTGGGTGCGCGACCAGCTGGCCGACGCCGAGGTGGCCACCGCCAAACGCCTGGGCCAAGACGTATACGGCCTGCTGACCAAGATGGCAGCGGCGGTGCCTGCTGGTTCAGAGGGGCTGCTGTTTCACCCCTACCTGATGGGCGAGCGATCGCCCCTGTGGAATGCCAACGCCCGCGCCTCGGTGTTTGGCCTCAGCGTCAAACATACCAAGTCGCACCTGGTGCGATCGGTGCTGGAGGGTATTGTCTACAACCTCTACCTGGTGCTGAAGGCGCTGGAAGATTTTGCTGGCCCTGCAACGCTAGTTCAAGCGACGGGCGGCTTTGCCGAGTCGCCCCTGTGGCGGCAAATGATGGCCGATATCTTTAACCGCGAGGTGACGATTCCTGAGCACTACGAAAGCTCCTGCCTGGGGGCAGCCGTGCTGGGCCTCTATGCCCTGGGCCGAGTGCCGTCTTTGGAGGCGGTGACCACGATGATTGGCGAAACCTATCGTCACCAACCGATCGCAGAAAATGTGCGGGCTTACCAGAAAATTTTGCCAGTGTTCGAGCACCTAACGGTGATATTTGAGCGGGAATATGATGCGATCGCGGCCCTCCAGTTTCAGCTTGCCAACGAACAAATATAA